A window of the Microvirga terrae genome harbors these coding sequences:
- a CDS encoding TRAP transporter small permease, producing MTLSLRLLGAWLARRAENVAAAMLGAMFLAFLLQIAFRYLLGLPIGWTHEISVVLWIWLVLWGASFVVTEREEIRFDIIYGAVGPQARRVMCVITAIALIALYLISLPAVFDYVTFMKVEKTSYLKIRFDWLFSIYLVFVVATIIRYIWLAWQALRGVAPDDFDPTKASSGV from the coding sequence ATGACTTTATCCTTGCGATTGCTTGGTGCCTGGCTCGCTCGCCGTGCCGAGAATGTGGCGGCCGCTATGCTGGGTGCGATGTTCCTGGCCTTTCTATTGCAGATCGCATTCCGGTATCTCCTCGGCCTCCCGATCGGATGGACCCATGAGATCAGTGTCGTCCTCTGGATCTGGCTCGTCCTCTGGGGGGCCTCGTTCGTCGTCACCGAACGCGAGGAAATCCGGTTCGATATCATCTACGGTGCAGTCGGTCCCCAGGCCCGCAGGGTCATGTGCGTCATCACCGCCATAGCGCTCATCGCACTGTATCTCATCTCGCTCCCGGCAGTTTTCGACTATGTCACCTTCATGAAGGTAGAAAAGACCAGCTATCTCAAAATCCGGTTCGACTGGTTGTTTTCGATTTATCTCGTTTTCGTCGTTGCAACCATCATCCGCTACATCTGGCTTGCGTGGCAGGCACTGCGCGGCGTCGCGCCGGATGATTTTGATCCCACCAAGGCGAGTTCCGGCGTATGA
- a CDS encoding GntR family transcriptional regulator, whose product MSIELVATSIADQAHTRIRDDIIFGRLSPGTKLRLDRLSSLYGAGVSTLREILSRLSSEGLVIAEGQRGFRVAPVSPQGFEDVAAMRLLLETYALPLSFAAGDLEWESRVVAAHHKLASLERRMLAGDQGGTELWKRYDREFHQSLIGACASQTLLDLYGGVFDQYLRYQMVAVVFRGEIAAKEHKALLDCALARDADRACQVLTGHVNGCVAFTLESGALK is encoded by the coding sequence ATGAGCATTGAACTGGTGGCAACGTCTATTGCCGACCAAGCCCATACCCGAATCCGGGACGATATTATTTTCGGGCGCCTCTCCCCTGGAACCAAGCTGCGGCTGGACCGGCTTTCGAGCCTGTACGGGGCGGGAGTCAGCACCCTGCGCGAGATTCTCAGTCGCTTGTCGTCCGAGGGGCTTGTCATCGCCGAAGGCCAGCGCGGCTTTCGGGTCGCTCCGGTCTCCCCTCAAGGTTTCGAGGATGTCGCGGCGATGCGGCTTCTCCTTGAAACCTATGCGCTGCCTCTGTCCTTTGCGGCCGGCGACCTGGAATGGGAGAGTCGCGTCGTCGCCGCCCATCACAAGCTCGCTTCCCTGGAGCGGCGGATGCTGGCCGGGGATCAGGGCGGCACGGAGCTCTGGAAACGATATGATAGGGAGTTCCACCAATCTCTCATTGGGGCCTGCGCTTCTCAGACCCTGCTTGATCTCTATGGCGGCGTTTTCGACCAGTATCTCCGGTACCAGATGGTAGCGGTCGTGTTCCGTGGTGAGATTGCCGCCAAGGAACACAAGGCGTTGCTCGACTGCGCCCTTGCACGCGATGCGGACCGGGCCTGCCAGGTACTGACCGGGCATGTGAACGGATGCGTGGCCTTCACCCTGGAGAGCGGGGCCTTGAAATGA
- the dctP gene encoding TRAP transporter substrate-binding protein DctP, with the protein MTFTTNRRFLVGACAALLACGMSGSTQAQAPTNLRFSAVFSEQDIRAEMMKRFGEEIKAQGFALQPYYGGTLFKQGTELVAMQRGNLEMGNIAPQDISNQIPAWSIVTSAYLFRDADHLKKVFASDVGQQLKKMASDQLGIHILGPTYFGARHVGLKPSKKISKPEDLAGIKLRMPGGDAWQFLGQSLGANPTPMAYAEVYTGLQTGAIDGQDNPLPNVQNMKFYEVMSQVALTSHLVGFDVLAVSNKVWNAMSPEKQAAFQAAADKAIEWSTQEHLKKEAELATFFKEKGLDVYTPDLKAFREYAQKKYLASDLAKGWQPGMLDKINAM; encoded by the coding sequence ATGACATTCACGACCAATCGTCGCTTCCTGGTGGGTGCGTGTGCGGCCCTTTTGGCTTGCGGCATGAGCGGCAGCACCCAGGCTCAGGCCCCGACTAATCTCAGATTCTCGGCGGTCTTCTCGGAGCAGGATATCCGGGCCGAGATGATGAAGCGGTTCGGAGAAGAGATAAAAGCGCAGGGGTTTGCTCTCCAACCGTATTATGGTGGCACCCTGTTCAAGCAGGGAACCGAACTCGTCGCGATGCAACGCGGCAACCTCGAGATGGGCAATATCGCCCCACAGGACATCTCCAACCAGATCCCGGCCTGGTCCATCGTGACATCCGCTTACCTCTTCCGCGACGCCGATCACTTGAAGAAGGTGTTCGCGAGCGATGTTGGCCAGCAGCTCAAAAAAATGGCCTCCGACCAGCTTGGTATTCACATCCTCGGCCCAACTTATTTCGGCGCCAGGCACGTGGGTCTCAAGCCAAGCAAGAAGATCAGCAAGCCTGAGGACCTTGCCGGCATCAAGCTTCGAATGCCTGGAGGCGATGCCTGGCAGTTCCTGGGTCAATCACTCGGTGCAAACCCGACGCCCATGGCCTATGCCGAAGTTTATACAGGGTTGCAGACCGGCGCCATCGACGGTCAGGACAATCCGCTCCCGAACGTACAGAACATGAAGTTCTATGAGGTCATGTCTCAGGTCGCTCTGACCTCGCACCTTGTGGGGTTCGACGTTCTGGCCGTATCCAACAAGGTTTGGAATGCTATGTCGCCTGAAAAGCAGGCAGCCTTCCAGGCCGCTGCCGACAAGGCCATCGAATGGAGCACGCAGGAGCATCTGAAAAAGGAGGCTGAGCTCGCGACGTTCTTCAAGGAAAAGGGCTTGGATGTCTATACACCCGACCTGAAAGCCTTCCGCGAATATGCACAGAAGAAGTACCTGGCGTCCGACCTGGCGAAGGGTTGGCAGCCTGGCATGCTCGACAAGATCAACGCGATGTAG